Below is a window of Musa acuminata AAA Group cultivar baxijiao chromosome BXJ3-11, Cavendish_Baxijiao_AAA, whole genome shotgun sequence DNA.
tgaagcttcacttttctcagcgacgttggtcgctggccgaaggcagattacgacggctgcgacgttagagaagaaatctacagcaatgttgcagtgatgctactacagcaaaggaggaaactgcaacagaggagaaagctgtagcagaagaggaagctgtagcagaagaggaagctgtagcagaagaggaaggaaaatagctacaacgaggaagaaaggtggggcaagCGGCTCTAGGCAAGCggggaggaagaaaggtggggcaagcggctctaggcaagcggctctgataccatgatagaaataatagaagataagaacaataattgaagaagctttattgtagaaatgaaatagctttagcttgaatctattaacatgttccctctcctatttatacaaattaggaaggaggatttccctaacagaatagaggattttcctcaacagaatagagaaatttcctcatatagtgaaaatcttatcttctatcatgaagCATAACCCAGCGAGTCACAGCGAGTCAGCCAGTTAAAGACCAGCGAACCGGCCGAGTTGACTCGCCCACTCGTTCATCTGGGGCCAACGGATGTCAGGTAGCGGGTGGGAGTTGTCTTCAGCCGGTCGTCCCACGCCTTGGCCTGGATTAGCAGCTTCGACAGCTTCCCCGCCACCCACACCATCTGCGGCCtctccgccgcctcctccgccACGCACCTCAGCGCCACCCGCATCCCCTCCTCCGCACCATCCACCGGAAACGAGTCGCCCAACCTCCTGTCCACCCACCTCCTTATCCTTCccctcctcccctcctcctcctcctcctccgcctcgtcCTCTCCTTCCGGCCCCATCGCCGCCCTCGCCGTCTCGATCACCGACACCTTCTCGATGGCGTCTTTCTCTTGGCAGAACCGGTACCTCACCGGCTCCTCCCCTGAGAGAAGCTCCAGGAGCACCACCCCAAACGCGAACACGTCGGACCGACGCGACACCACACCGCCGGCGAGCACTTCCGGCGCCATGTATCCCCTCGTCCATTCGATCTTCTTCCCTCGGCTCCTCGACCTCGCcagctccgccgccgccgcggccgaGTCGTCCAATACCTTCCCATCAATGTCGTCATCGTTGGCAGGAACCTCGCCGGCCAGCTCTGCGGCGCCGAAGTGGCAAATCTTGGCGCGCAGGCCAGGCTCAGTGATGATGATGCCGGAGCTCTTCACCCAGTTGTGGACCGTCTCGGAGTGGTGGTGGATGTACTCGAGGCCCTGAGCGACGTCGGCGGCGACCTGAACGCGGGAGAACCAGGAAGCGAGCGGGGTGAAGCTGGGGTTTTGGGGGTTCCTGAGGCACCGGAAGAGGCTGGCGCCGGCGACGTAGCTATAGACGATGTAGATATAGTCATCTGCGAGGAAGGCGCCGAGGAGCTCCACGACGCTGCCATGATGGCTCCGGCAAAGGGCGGCGATGCGGGAGGGCAACACGGCGGTGTTGCCGAGGAAGGGGCGGCGGAACACAACGGCATCGCCGCCGCGTAGGCGGCAGCGCCATGAATCGGCAGAGGGGGACAGCGGCGGCGAGAGGAAGCGATCGGTGGCGGAGAGGATCTCGATGAAGGAGTAGTGGAAGGGGTGGCTTTCCTGGGAGAGGGAGAGCCGGAGGTTGGCAGCGACGGAGGCGGCGGAGGAGTCGAAGTCGGAGTCATAGAGGAGGCGGCGGGCGTGGCGGTCGCCGCCTGTACTGGCGGAGCTGGCAACGGGGGCGAAGTAGTAGGAGGGGCGGACTGCGTCGGAGGCGGCGGAAGCCGAGGGCGAGGATGTGGGCTTGGGTCGGGGACTGGCGGCGTCAACGTCCTTTCGGGTCTTGCACATATAGAGTTGGCTCCGAGGATCACGAGGCGAGTTTAGTCGGGACGAAGCCCGCCCTTGGCAGCCATTCATCTGCGTCCTCGATTGAGGTGCGGAGGTTTTCGTCCCTTCCGATGATATTAATATTAGGCGATCAGAGACAGTGCAGTCCAACTCAGGCTGACGCTGCCGTTGGATGGCGGGCATTGACATCGACGCAAGATTCCGGCAGGTTGCACATCGAGATTTAGTCAACGCCGTCTATTTGAGTGGTCAAAGTCAAAGCTCCCAAAGTGGTTGCACGCAAATTTTCTGCGGCCTTGTCTTGTTGGCCAATTTATGTGTTTTTATTTATGAGCGTCTTATTTATTTGGAACACCTCAATTTATAACAGCATGATTATGAGGTGACAAGCTATTTGCCCATCTGAGTTGAATCGGGAATAATGGCATTTGCCGAATAAATGTTGTGGTTGAAGGTTGACAACGATCCAATTTCTTGCAAGTTGCACTGTTGACTTGAGACGTGCGAATCAGGCTTTCTATTCTTTCAACTTTTTTTTGCGTTGACTTTGGCACTCATATGTTTCATGCAGATGCGGGCACTCTGTTGGTCAACTATGTCATGATCGATCAATAGGAACACAACATGACTGAGTCGTCGTTAAATCTCTTCAGCATATTTGAATTCTAACTTGTTACAGAGATCAGCTTAACATAACCATGATCAAGTGTCTCAAGAATCAAACCAGAGTGAAAACTGTGTTTCCGAGCCACAAATATCACGAAATTATTCCCTGTTAACATCAAATTATTAAGATGCCATTTCCGACTCCAAATTCCTTGCAAGTGCATGAGAAGTTTACCGGCAAATCTAGAGTAAGCAATAACCAGCCACTAATTGCAAAACCAAACTCAAGTTTTCGGTAGGAGAAGACAGAGATCACCATTGACAAAACCACCGATCGCAAAAATTTTCGACGTAAAAGGACACCATCAATACACAGATACACAATTTCGGTAAAACGTTTCAGATTTCACAAGAAAAAAAGAGAACATATGTAGTTCAGACGCGCAAAAGATATTGGAATTCAGAATCATTAGGAATGACATCCACCATATGAGATATCTTCCCATCTGTATGGCCTTTGAAGCACTCGAGCATGGATTTCCTTAGAGGCCAAAAAGTTGGAAGCTGTTTGATGATCCACTCAGCTAGAGAATCCAAGTCTGTGGCGAAGTCGTGCATCTTTGAGAACAGGAAATGTGGGATCATTACCCTTCTGTTAGCTGTGACTGCTATTGAAGCTTGCAGGTAGTCCAACTTTGATTTTTCCAGTTCACCTGTGACACCATCAGCTGTGTATATCCTGACCTAATCAAAGATTTAGGACAAATTTCATGTGAAGGCCATCAAGTACAATCATTTGTGCATTTGCCCATTAAGAAATTTGTttgttatgattaaaaaaatgacATGATAACAATTTTCCAATGTTATAAGAACATCATTTAAAGGTTTTACTTACAGCAGGGGAAGATTTACACGCAGAGCATAATGCAAACACAATATTGGGGTCTGAGTGCTCCAATCCATAATTTCTCCTTATGACTTTCTTATAATCCTCTTGAACTTCTTTCCATTCAGTCTATTCAGTAATCAATGGAatacatatcaatatctatataggTTCCATTTTTATTAGATTAAGCTTAACATACCTCATTATAGTTTAATGGTCGTCTTAGAATAAGGTGCTCTATAGCTCGAGCATTTAGTTTGCTACCTCCTACATCAAGCAGAACCtgcaaagaaagaagagaaacagAACCTTGATGTCTTCAATCATCTCACAGATGACAAATGATCTATTAACACTATCATGCAAAGGATTTTTGTACCTTATCCTTGACTACCTGAACCATCTCTGGATTTGAGGGCATACCAAGTTCTAAAAAACCCTGTAAGTGGTATACACCGAATGTCAGGTAATTGTCTttgaacaaagatcaataagaatCTGAATGGAAGCGGACGTAATCATACTATACATGCatgatgcaagtgtggtaaacatTGATCCAAAAAGCTAATTTCTCTTGGTGCCTCAAAGATCTCAAGTCCACCTCATGAAGTCTGCTAATTAAGATCCTGTGACATTAGTTTGACCACTAAACAACATTACAATttcctaaaaagaataaaaaggaaaTTAAAGCATAACAAAAGATTATGGGTTAATGAGATAATAAAAACAGAAGTGTAATTCTAGGCAATAACTTCAGAAAAACATGATTATTTTAATAGGAATTATGCTTAGTATTTCCATCTACCGAGTATTTTTTTGATGCATTCATGTTTACAGAATCTACATGGCTAGATATACTAAACAAAGAAGCATCACAGACATTGATACTAAACAAATTACCTTAATTTCTTCAATAGAGGAAGAGAATAAGAAATGTCCTTATGGTCCAGTGAACTGGAGGTAAATTTGGCGAGGTTCTTGTAAGGGCCAATATCCCTTAAAATAGAGCCTTCAATTTCAAAAATTCCATAAGGATCATGGTGCCTTATCTCCCTTTGAGCTGGAATTCTTCCTTTCCTAATAGAACTGCCATCTATCTCAAAGCTTCCTGATCTTAGCAGTAAGTTGGCAGATTTTGACAGGTTGCTGGATTTTTCTAGATCCAATGCTCGCGATGTCCTTGATAATCTTAAGAAAATACAGATCAAGAAATTCAATATTTTCTCAGATAACTTGTTCGGATGGTACTTTCCAGCATTCTGGTCTGTTAAATTTATGGTTGAAGAAGGTTCTCTGAATAGCCTGAGTACATTTTCCACATCTGTGTTCtggagaagggaaaaaaaaaaacatagtcaTAAACTAAAATATTGACTCTATAAAATTGGAACACAGACATGTATTTCAAGCATTCCAGATTGCAATAGCAGAAAATTATTCAAAGAACAGTGAGAACCACTGTTACATGTAAGAATTTTCTTTTATCATGAATCTCTAAAAAAATACCATCAAGTAAACaaattttaaactctttgtgacaGAATATTACAATTCTGTGATGATTTTTACGAAGGTAAGACTTGCCACCCACTTATTTAAATCAAGTTAACAGAAACTCTGACTGTTAGTGAGAATTATGGCTCAATTTCTGTTCTTATTTAGGAAATAGATAGAGCACGATAGTAAATATTGATCAACTAGCTTTATGTATATACAAGCATCCTTCTAAGTGTAAACCATAATTAAAACAATATAACATGTTCATGACAACAATCTTTTCCATATATTATGTTTCTCCTTTTTTGGTCATAAGATAGTAATATCATAGATCAAAAATTGAAACTAAAACAATACAGTGTAATGCAAAAAAACTAGACTTACTTGGTTTGTTGGATACTTTCCTGGCAACTTAATTGAGGATGCCTTCTCTGTCCTTCCATTTTTCCTTGAAGCCCTCTCTTTAATTTCCACCGTGCTTTGGTTTTCATTATGGTTGTCAGACCTATTTAAGCTTCCAACATTTCCTTTCTTGACGAAACCATTAACTAAATAGTCTCCTTTTATTGCCTGGTTTATAAAGAACAAAGGTTTGGTTTCTAGTGCTATCTTTCGTGATAATTTGTCATTAGGCACATCCAAATTGGTATCCGACATATTGCTTGGAGGTTCAATTACATTCCTGTTTGCATGCCTATATTCATAAACTTTAGGGGTCTCTTCTTCGTGAGCTTCTCGCATGTTTGATAGGCTTTCTTGAGCTTTACTTATTTCATGTTCAAGTCGAACTATCTCCTCTTCCACCATGACAACTTCTGCCAGAAGTTCCTTTGTCTGTGCAAAGTCAAATAAGGAGTTCTCAGCAGCCAAataatttgatatatttatatTCCTCTTAAGTGGAAAAAGAATCAACAGCTTATAATTGCTATTTAAACAAGTTAACAGTAGTCAAATGTTGAGCTTGGAAGGAAGATGTACCCTTCTTGGAAGGAAACTTGGGATCTGAAGGGTTGATCGAGTTTTTGGTGGAAGCATAGCATGCTCCAAAACTTCGTGCAttttctcttcatttcggagcatCCTCTGCAGTTCAGCCACCTGGAAATCAAACCAGTCATCTTCAACACAATGAATCCCAAACTCTGAgcaaatcattttaatagcacaCTGTCTTACTGGTTGGACATATACTATAGTAGAGACAGCATCAGAGAAACtaaagaaaagaagggaagagcacACCAATTCCTTAGCCCCTTGGTTGGAACAgggagaaaataaatatttgatttaaattatccctCCTCTCTAATTTTTTCCAACTTAAGGGAGAAAGAAAAACATGatctcaagaagaaaaaaagacaTTTTTTGTTTACTTTCCCACTCAATTCTTTGTCGTTTTATCctctgtttcttttctttttgccccAATGCTTGATATAGACAAAGTACAATAAGAACGGAGTCCTAAGTGTTGTTCTATTAGCTTCTACCCTAAAAGGACCTCTTTTTGTATGTGT
It encodes the following:
- the LOC135652177 gene encoding lysM domain receptor-like kinase 3, encoding MNGCQGRASSRLNSPRDPRSQLYMCKTRKDVDAASPRPKPTSSPSASAASDAVRPSYYFAPVASSASTGGDRHARRLLYDSDFDSSAASVAANLRLSLSQESHPFHYSFIEILSATDRFLSPPLSPSADSWRCRLRGGDAVVFRRPFLGNTAVLPSRIAALCRSHHGSVVELLGAFLADDYIYIVYSYVAGASLFRCLRNPQNPSFTPLASWFSRVQVAADVAQGLEYIHHHSETVHNWVKSSGIIITEPGLRAKICHFGAAELAGEVPANDDDIDGKVLDDSAAAAAELARSRSRGKKIEWTRGYMAPEVLAGGVVSRRSDVFAFGVVLLELLSGEEPVRYRFCQEKDAIEKVSVIETARAAMGPEGEDEAEEEEEEGRRGRIRRWVDRRLGDSFPVDGAEEGMRVALRCVAEEAAERPQMVWVAGKLSKLLIQAKAWDDRLKTTPTRYLTSVGPR
- the LOC135652175 gene encoding uncharacterized protein LOC135652175 isoform X1, whose translation is MAFGDDGRVAVLAAHAVGKQSNSIQHRRLELEKEVAELQRMLRNEEKMHEVLEHAMLPPKTRSTLQIPSFLPRRTKELLAEVVMVEEEIVRLEHEISKAQESLSNMREAHEEETPKVYEYRHANRNVIEPPSNMSDTNLDVPNDKLSRKIALETKPLFFINQAIKGDYLVNGFVKKGNVGSLNRSDNHNENQSTVEIKERASRKNGRTEKASSIKLPGKYPTNQNTDVENVLRLFREPSSTINLTDQNAGKYHPNKLSEKILNFLICIFLRLSRTSRALDLEKSSNLSKSANLLLRSGSFEIDGSSIRKGRIPAQREIRHHDPYGIFEIEGSILRDIGPYKNLAKFTSSSLDHKDISYSLPLLKKLRILISRLHEVDLRSLRHQEKLAFWINVYHTCIMHGFLELGMPSNPEMVQVVKDKVLLDVGGSKLNARAIEHLILRRPLNYNETEWKEVQEDYKKVIRRNYGLEHSDPNIVFALCSACKSSPAVRIYTADGVTGELEKSKLDYLQASIAVTANRRVMIPHFLFSKMHDFATDLDSLAEWIIKQLPTFWPLRKSMLECFKGHTDGKISHMVDVIPNDSEFQYLLRV
- the LOC135652175 gene encoding uncharacterized protein LOC135652175 isoform X2, with product MAFGDDGRVAVLAAHAGKQSNSIQHRRLELEKEVAELQRMLRNEEKMHEVLEHAMLPPKTRSTLQIPSFLPRRTKELLAEVVMVEEEIVRLEHEISKAQESLSNMREAHEEETPKVYEYRHANRNVIEPPSNMSDTNLDVPNDKLSRKIALETKPLFFINQAIKGDYLVNGFVKKGNVGSLNRSDNHNENQSTVEIKERASRKNGRTEKASSIKLPGKYPTNQNTDVENVLRLFREPSSTINLTDQNAGKYHPNKLSEKILNFLICIFLRLSRTSRALDLEKSSNLSKSANLLLRSGSFEIDGSSIRKGRIPAQREIRHHDPYGIFEIEGSILRDIGPYKNLAKFTSSSLDHKDISYSLPLLKKLRILISRLHEVDLRSLRHQEKLAFWINVYHTCIMHGFLELGMPSNPEMVQVVKDKVLLDVGGSKLNARAIEHLILRRPLNYNETEWKEVQEDYKKVIRRNYGLEHSDPNIVFALCSACKSSPAVRIYTADGVTGELEKSKLDYLQASIAVTANRRVMIPHFLFSKMHDFATDLDSLAEWIIKQLPTFWPLRKSMLECFKGHTDGKISHMVDVIPNDSEFQYLLRV
- the LOC135652175 gene encoding uncharacterized protein LOC135652175 isoform X4, which gives rise to MAFGDDGRVAVLAAHAVGKQSNSIQHRRLELEKEVAELQRMLRNEEKMHEVLEHAMLPPKTRSTLQIPSFLPRRTKELLAEVVMVEEEIVRLEHEISKAQESLSNMREAHEEETPKVYEYRHANRNVIEPPSNMSDTNLDVPNDKLSRKIALETKPLFFINQAIKGDYLVNGFVKKGNVGSLNRSDNHNENQSTVEIKERASRKNGRTEKASSIKLPGKYPTNQNTDVENVLRLFREPSSTINLTDQNAGKYHPNKLSEKILNFLICIFLRLSRTSRALDLEKSSNLSKSANLLLRSGSFEIDGSSIRKGRIPAQREIRHHDPYGIFEIEGSILRDIGPYKNLAKFTSSSLDHKDISYSLPLLKKLRLHEVDLRSLRHQEKLAFWINVYHTCIMHGFLELGMPSNPEMVQVVKDKVLLDVGGSKLNARAIEHLILRRPLNYNETEWKEVQEDYKKVIRRNYGLEHSDPNIVFALCSACKSSPAVRIYTADGVTGELEKSKLDYLQASIAVTANRRVMIPHFLFSKMHDFATDLDSLAEWIIKQLPTFWPLRKSMLECFKGHTDGKISHMVDVIPNDSEFQYLLRV
- the LOC135652175 gene encoding uncharacterized protein LOC135652175 isoform X3, which gives rise to MAFGDDGRVAVLAAHAVGKQSNSIQHRRLELEKEVAELQRMLRNEEKMHEVLEHAMLPPKTRSTLQIPSFLPRRTKELLAEVVMVEEEIVRLEHEISKAQESLSNMREAHEEETPKVYEYRHANRNVIEPPSNMSDTNLDVPNDKLSRKIALETKPLFFINQAIKGDYLVNGFVKKGNVGSLNRSDNHNENQSTVEIKERASRKNGRTEKASSIKLPGKYPTNQNTDVENVLRLFREPSSTINLTDQNAGKYHPNKLSEKILNFLICIFLRLSRTSRALDLEKSSNLSKSANLLLRSGSFEIDGSSIRKGRIPAQREIRHHDPYGIFEIEGSILRDIGPYKNLAKFTSSSLDHKDISYSLPLLKKLRILISRLHEVDLRSLRHQEKLAFWINVYHTCIMHGFLELGMPSNPEMVQVLLDVGGSKLNARAIEHLILRRPLNYNETEWKEVQEDYKKVIRRNYGLEHSDPNIVFALCSACKSSPAVRIYTADGVTGELEKSKLDYLQASIAVTANRRVMIPHFLFSKMHDFATDLDSLAEWIIKQLPTFWPLRKSMLECFKGHTDGKISHMVDVIPNDSEFQYLLRV
- the LOC135652175 gene encoding uncharacterized protein LOC135652175 isoform X5, encoding MAFGDDGRVAVLAAHAVGKQSNSIQHRRLELEKEVAELQRMLRNEEKMHEVLEHAMLPPKTRSTLQIPSFLPRRTKELLAEVVMVEEEIVRLEHEISKAQESLSNMREAHEEETPKVYEYRHANRNVIEPPSNMSDTNLDVPNDKLSRKIALETKPLFFINQAIKGDYLVNGFVKKGNVGSLNRSDNHNENQSTVEIKERASRKNGRTEKASSIKLPGKYPTNQNTDVENVLRLFREPSSTINLTDQNAGKYHPNKLSEKILNFLICIFLRLSRTSRALDLEKSSNLSKSANLLLRSGSFEIDGSSIRKGRIPAQREIRHHDPYGIFEIEGSILRDIGPYKNLAKFTSSSLDHKDISYSLPLLKKLRILISRLHEVDLRSLRHQEKLAFWINVYHTCIMHGFLELGMPSNPEMVQVVKDKVLLDVGGSKLNARAIEHLILRRPLNYNETEWKEVQEDYKKVIRRNYGLEHSDPNIVFALCSACKSSPADIHS